One window of the Gemmatimonadaceae bacterium genome contains the following:
- the ndk gene encoding nucleoside-diphosphate kinase — protein sequence MAGNRTLTIIKPDAFGAGKAGKILAHLEAQGFVLKAARVMHLTKEEAGKFYEVHKDRGFFGELVDFMTSGPCMPMVLEKGDAVAALRAAIGSTDPAEAAEGTVRKLFAESKGRNAIHASDSDENAAVEAAFYFPGLA from the coding sequence ATGGCCGGAAACCGCACCCTCACGATCATCAAGCCCGACGCCTTCGGCGCCGGCAAGGCTGGCAAGATTCTCGCGCACCTGGAGGCCCAGGGCTTCGTCCTCAAGGCCGCTCGGGTGATGCACCTGACGAAGGAAGAGGCCGGCAAGTTCTACGAAGTCCACAAGGACCGCGGCTTCTTCGGCGAGCTGGTGGATTTCATGACCTCGGGCCCCTGCATGCCGATGGTCCTCGAGAAGGGCGACGCCGTGGCCGCCCTGCGCGCCGCGATCGGCTCCACCGATCCGGCCGAGGCCGCCGAAGGCACGGTCCGGAAGCTCTTCGCGGAGTCCAAGGGGCGGAACGCCATCCACGCGTCGGACTCGGATGAGAATGCCGCAGTCGAGGCCGCCTTCTACTTCCCCGGCCTGGCCTGA
- a CDS encoding succinate--CoA ligase subunit alpha — AEKLEAFEKAGMGIARRPMDFVELVRARL; from the coding sequence GCCGAGAAGCTGGAAGCGTTCGAGAAGGCCGGCATGGGCATCGCCCGGCGCCCGATGGACTTCGTCGAGCTGGTCCGGGCGCGGCTCTAG